In Primulina eburnea isolate SZY01 chromosome 14, ASM2296580v1, whole genome shotgun sequence, the following proteins share a genomic window:
- the LOC140812171 gene encoding cyclin-dependent kinase inhibitor 6-like isoform X2, with protein MAEYLKISERRKAMAEEDVQLIFCKKRKLCSENSVSSAVSVGYGGFEDDESSDDVQKGSGSPDLETVDSENEPKSFETEISTPINGGVSLSTPTSELCRDSEEVSMGSSTTSKKKQSSQAVKSLRDLASPAAEKIPSADEIEEFFAAAEKCDQKRFAEKYNYDFLKDVPLEGRYQWVRLRP; from the exons ATGGCGGAATACCTGAAGATAAGCGAGAGGAGAAAAGCTATGGCGGAGGAGGATGTGCAGCTGATTTTCTGTAAGAAAAGGAAGCTGTGTTCTGAGAATTCAGTTTCGTCTGCGGTGTCGGTAGGGTATGGAGGCTTCGAGGATGATGAGTCGAGCGATGATGTACAAAAAGGATCGGGATCACCAGATCTGGAG ACCGTTGATTCGGAGAACGAGCCGAAGAGTTTCGAAACGGAAATCTCTACGCCCATCAATGGCGGCGTCAG CCTTTCTACTCCAACAAGCGAGCTTTGTCGAGACTCAGAGGAAGTGTCAATGGGATCATCAACGACGTCAAAGAAGAAACAATCTTCACAGGCGGTGAAATCTCTCCGGGATCTTGCATCTCCGGCAGCGGAGAAGATTCCGTCGGCTGATGAGATAGAAGAATTCTTCGCGGCGGCAGAAAAGTGCGACCAGAAGCGATTCGCAGAAAA GTATAACTATGATTTTTTGAAGGACGTTCCATTGGAGGGAAGATACCAGTGGGTTCGCTTACGGCCTTAA
- the LOC140812171 gene encoding cyclin-dependent kinase inhibitor 3-like isoform X1, with product MAEYLKISERRKAMAEEDVQLIFCKKRKLCSENSVSSAVSVGYGGFEDDESSDDVQKGSGSPDLETVDSENEPKSFETEISTPINGGVSSLSTPTSELCRDSEEVSMGSSTTSKKKQSSQAVKSLRDLASPAAEKIPSADEIEEFFAAAEKCDQKRFAEKYNYDFLKDVPLEGRYQWVRLRP from the exons ATGGCGGAATACCTGAAGATAAGCGAGAGGAGAAAAGCTATGGCGGAGGAGGATGTGCAGCTGATTTTCTGTAAGAAAAGGAAGCTGTGTTCTGAGAATTCAGTTTCGTCTGCGGTGTCGGTAGGGTATGGAGGCTTCGAGGATGATGAGTCGAGCGATGATGTACAAAAAGGATCGGGATCACCAGATCTGGAG ACCGTTGATTCGGAGAACGAGCCGAAGAGTTTCGAAACGGAAATCTCTACGCCCATCAATGGCGGCGTCAG TAGCCTTTCTACTCCAACAAGCGAGCTTTGTCGAGACTCAGAGGAAGTGTCAATGGGATCATCAACGACGTCAAAGAAGAAACAATCTTCACAGGCGGTGAAATCTCTCCGGGATCTTGCATCTCCGGCAGCGGAGAAGATTCCGTCGGCTGATGAGATAGAAGAATTCTTCGCGGCGGCAGAAAAGTGCGACCAGAAGCGATTCGCAGAAAA GTATAACTATGATTTTTTGAAGGACGTTCCATTGGAGGGAAGATACCAGTGGGTTCGCTTACGGCCTTAA
- the LOC140811842 gene encoding 2-hydroxyisoflavanone dehydratase-like, with amino-acid sequence MASDSKEIAVDMQVFHIYNDGSIQRFLPIQFIPASDDPNAAVRSKDVVIDSETGVSVRIFMPSRCDTNQKLPLVVYIHGGAFCIGSVTGATYHNYLTELVEKANIIAVSVQYRLAPEHPLPIAFDDSWAAFQWVAGHANSNGPDPWLNEHADFRRVFLGGDSAGGNIANDVAVRAGDSKLHGVEVEGIFLMHPWFGGKEVDKLYQILCPTSSARDDDPRLNPAVDPRIGTMAGRRVMFFLAENDPLRNRAKAYYEALKKSDWSGEVEIMESEGDGHCFHLFHPKTDKAVAVMDRLVAFLNAP; translated from the coding sequence ATGGCCTCCGATTCCAAGGAAATCGCCGTAGACATGCAGGTTTTCCACATATACAACGACGGAAGCATCCAAAGATTCCTCCCTATTCAGTTTATCCCCGCTTCCGACGACCCGAACGCCGCCGTCCGATCCAAAGACGTGGTGATCGACTCCGAAACCGGCGTTTCCGTCCGTATTTTCATGCCGAGCCGCTGCGATACAAATCAGAAACTCCCCCTCGTGGTATACATTCACGGCGGGGCGTTTTGTATTGGGTCGGTCACCGGCGCTACGTATCACAATTACCTCACTGAGTTAGTCGAAAAGGCAAACATCATTGCGGTTTCGGTTCAGTACAGGTTAGCTCCCGAGCACCCTCTGCCGATTGCGTTCGACGACTCTTGGGCTGCTTTCCAGTGGGTCGCGGGGCACGCCAACTCCAACGGCCCGGATCCATGGCTGAACGAGCACGCCGATTTTCGGCGCGTGTTTCTCGGGGGAGACAGCGCGGGAGGCAACATAGCGAACGACGTCGCGGTCAGAGCCGGAGACAGCAAACTCCACGGCGTGGAAGTCGAGGGGATTTTTCTGATGCATCCGTGGTTCGGAGGGAAAGAGGTGGACAAACTTTACCAGATATTATGCCCCACGAGCAGCGCCCGGGACGATGATCCACGGTTGAACCCGGCGGTGGACCCACGGATAGGCACGATGGCGGGGCGGCGCGTGATGTTCTTCTTGGCGGAGAATGATCCGTTGCGGAACAGGGCAAAGGCTTATTACGAAGCGCTGAAGAAGAGCGACTGGAGCGGAGAGGTGGAGATAATGGAGAGTGAAGGAGACGGCCACTGCTTCCATTTGTTCCATCCCAAAACCGACAAGGCTGTGGCTGTCATGGATCGACTGGTTGCATTCTTGAATGCTCCTTAG
- the LOC140813278 gene encoding uncharacterized protein yields the protein MADDLCFVAKDSLIIKAPKKNPLIWRMSVLIFVMVCSVYICSVCLRQIGGWPLERLSRVEVVERPCELNNVKPLEKPFLHFPKPKSFSRGECACNPVRYFAILSTQRSGSGWFETLLNSHINISSNGEIFSVKVRRSNITTIVDTLDKIYNLDWFTSASKNECTAAVGLKWMLNQGLMQHHEEIVNYFNAKGVSAIFLFRRNLLRRMISVLANSYDQNAKLLNGTHKSHVHSHEEAKILAKYKPTVDTTTLLPNLNQLEDLVTKSLEYFKNTRHIILYYEDIIKNRKKLADVQDFLRVPRMELTSRQVKIHKGSLSSQVENWEDVKKTLQGTSYEKFLDQDYKL from the exons ATGGCGGACGATCTCTGTTTCGTCGCCAAG GATAGCTTAATCATAAAAGCTCCAAAGAAAAATCCACTAATATGGAGGATGTCGGTATTGATTTTCGTGATGGTATGTAGTGTATATATATGTTCGGTCTGTCTCAGGCAAATTGGGGGATGGCCGCTCGAACGTTTATCGAGGGTCGAAGTGGTAGAGAGACCATGTGAATTGAACAATGTCAAACCCTTGGAAAAACCTTTTCTGCATTTTCCcaaaccaaagtcttttagccG GGGAGAATGTGCATGCAATCCGGTACGATATTTTGCAATTTTGTCCACACAGAGGTCTGGGAGCGGATGGTTCGAAACATTATTGAACAGTCACATTAACATAAGCTCTAATGGAGAAATATTCTCGGTTAAGGTCCGGAGAAGTAACATAACAACTATTGTGGATACTTTGGACAAAATCTATAATTTAGACTGGTTCACAAGTGCCTCTAAGAATGAGTGCACAGCTGCTGTTGGATTGAAATGGATGcttaatcag GGCTTAATGCAGCATCATGAAGAAATAGTGAATTACTTCAATGCTAAAGGAGTTTCGGCAATTTTTCTTTTCAGAAGGAACCTATTGCGCAGAATGATATCAGTTCTCGCAAATTCTTATGATCAAAATGCCAAATTACTGAATGGGACTCACAAATCTCATGTGCATTCACACGAGGAG GCCAAAATACTTGCTAAATACAAACCAACAGTCGACACAACTACACTCTTACCAAACCTGAATCAACTTGAAGATTTGGTTACCAAATCCTTGGAATATTTCAAGAACACTCGGCATATCATCCTCTACTATGAGGATATTATAAAAAACCGAAAA AAATTGGCAGACGTTCAAGATTTTTTGAGGGTCCCACGAATGGAGTTGACTAGTCGACAAGTGAAGATTCACAAAGGGTCTTTATCTTCACAAGTCGAAAACTGGGAGGATGTAAAGAAGACTCTCCAAGGAACATCTTATGAGAAGTTTTTAGATCAAGATTACAAGTTGTAA
- the LOC140813277 gene encoding polyadenylate-binding protein RBP47-like isoform X2 gives MNGGDLNQQQQMQHQQQQQQHQQQQWAAMQQYQQQQWMAMHYPAMAMQQQMMYQQHYLPYYQQQQQQQQQQQYQQQQPKQNHQIQSSGEDNRTIWIGDLQQWMDDGYLQSCFSQTGEVASVKIIRNKQTGQSERYGFVEFNSHAAAEKVLQNYNGTTMPNTEQPFRLNWAGFSTGDRRPDSGSDLSIFVGDLSADVTDAMLHDAFAARYSSVRGAKVVVDPNTGRSKGYGFVRFGDENERSQAMTEMNGVYCSSRPMRVGVATPKKPSLQQQFSSQAVVLAGGFAPNGAVPQVQSDSDSSNTTIFVGGLDSDVTDEELRQHFAPFGDVLSVKIPAGKGCGFVQFANRSNAEDAIQRLSGTVIGKQTVRLSWGRNLGNKQMRSDYNNQWNNGSYYGKQGYNGYGYSANSGYGASSNGHVNHQQPVS, from the exons ATGAACGGCGGAGATTTGAAtcagcagcagcagatgcagcatcaacaacaacaacaacaacatcaaCAGCAGCAGTGGGCGGCGATGCAGCAGTACCAGCAGCAGCAATGGATGGCGATGCATTACCCGGCGATGGCGATGCAGCAGCAGATGATGTATCAACAGCATTACTTACCGTActaccagcagcagcagcagcaacaacaGCAGCAGCAGTATCAGCAGCAGCAGCCGAAGCAGAATCACCAGATTCAGAGTTCGGGAGAAGATAACAGGACGATCTGGATTGGGGACCTTCAGCAGTGGATGGATGATGGTTATCTTCAATCTTGCTTTTCCCAAACCGGAGAG GTTGCTTCAGTTAAGATTATCCGCAATAAGCAGACTGGTCAATCGGAGAGGTATGGATTTGTTGAGTTCAATTCTCACGCAGCAGCGGAGAAAGTTCTGCAGAACTACAATGGAACCACGATGCCAAATACGGAGCAACCCTTCCGCTTGAACTGGGCAGGATTCAGCACTGGTGATAGACGCCCAGATTCTGGTTCTGATTTGTCAATTTTTGTTGGTGATTTGTCTGCTGATGTTACTGATGCAATGTTGCATGATGCCTTTGCCGCTAGATATTCATCTGTCAGAGGTGCTAAAGTTGTAGTTGATCCAAATACTGGCCGTTCAAAAGGTTACGGCTTTGTCAGATTTGGTGATGAAAATGAGAGGTCTCAAGCCATGACTGAAATGAATGGCGTGTATTGTTCTAGTAGACCTATGCGAGTTGGTGTTGCAACTCCTAAGAAACCTTCTCTACAGCAACAATTTTCTTCACAAG CCGTGGTATTGGCTGGTGGATTTGCACCAAATGGTGCTGTGCCCCAAGTTCAGTCAGATAGTGATTCATCTAACACTACA ATATTTGTGGGAGGGCTTGATTCTGATGTCACCGATGAAGAGCTCAGACAGCATTTCGCTCCATTTGGTGACGTTCTCTCTGTTAAAATTCCAGCGGGAAAGGGATGCGGTTTCGTCCAGTTTGCAAACAG AAGCAATGCAGAGGATGCAATTCAGAGATTAAGTGGCACTGTTATTGGAAAGCAGACAGTTCGTCTTTCTTGGGGTCGAAATCTGGGAAACAAGCAG ATGAGATCCGACTATAACAACCAGTGGAATAACGGATCATACTATGGAAAACAAGGCTACAACGGATATGGATACTCAGCAAATTCAGGGTACGGGGCATCTTCCAACGGTCATGTGAACCACCAGCAGCCAGTAAGTTAA
- the LOC140813277 gene encoding polyadenylate-binding protein RBP47-like isoform X1: MNGGDLNQQQQMQHQQQQQQHQQQQWAAMQQYQQQQWMAMHYPAMAMQQQMMYQQHYLPYYQQQQQQQQQQQYQQQQPKQNHQIQSSGEDNRTIWIGDLQQWMDDGYLQSCFSQTGEVASVKIIRNKQTGQSERYGFVEFNSHAAAEKVLQNYNGTTMPNTEQPFRLNWAGFSTGDRRPDSGSDLSIFVGDLSADVTDAMLHDAFAARYSSVRGAKVVVDPNTGRSKGYGFVRFGDENERSQAMTEMNGVYCSSRPMRVGVATPKKPSLQQQFSSQAVVLAGGFAPNGAVPQVQSDSDSSNTTIFVGGLDSDVTDEELRQHFAPFGDVLSVKIPAGKGCGFVQFANRSNAEDAIQRLSGTVIGKQTVRLSWGRNLGNKQQMRSDYNNQWNNGSYYGKQGYNGYGYSANSGYGASSNGHVNHQQPVS; this comes from the exons ATGAACGGCGGAGATTTGAAtcagcagcagcagatgcagcatcaacaacaacaacaacaacatcaaCAGCAGCAGTGGGCGGCGATGCAGCAGTACCAGCAGCAGCAATGGATGGCGATGCATTACCCGGCGATGGCGATGCAGCAGCAGATGATGTATCAACAGCATTACTTACCGTActaccagcagcagcagcagcaacaacaGCAGCAGCAGTATCAGCAGCAGCAGCCGAAGCAGAATCACCAGATTCAGAGTTCGGGAGAAGATAACAGGACGATCTGGATTGGGGACCTTCAGCAGTGGATGGATGATGGTTATCTTCAATCTTGCTTTTCCCAAACCGGAGAG GTTGCTTCAGTTAAGATTATCCGCAATAAGCAGACTGGTCAATCGGAGAGGTATGGATTTGTTGAGTTCAATTCTCACGCAGCAGCGGAGAAAGTTCTGCAGAACTACAATGGAACCACGATGCCAAATACGGAGCAACCCTTCCGCTTGAACTGGGCAGGATTCAGCACTGGTGATAGACGCCCAGATTCTGGTTCTGATTTGTCAATTTTTGTTGGTGATTTGTCTGCTGATGTTACTGATGCAATGTTGCATGATGCCTTTGCCGCTAGATATTCATCTGTCAGAGGTGCTAAAGTTGTAGTTGATCCAAATACTGGCCGTTCAAAAGGTTACGGCTTTGTCAGATTTGGTGATGAAAATGAGAGGTCTCAAGCCATGACTGAAATGAATGGCGTGTATTGTTCTAGTAGACCTATGCGAGTTGGTGTTGCAACTCCTAAGAAACCTTCTCTACAGCAACAATTTTCTTCACAAG CCGTGGTATTGGCTGGTGGATTTGCACCAAATGGTGCTGTGCCCCAAGTTCAGTCAGATAGTGATTCATCTAACACTACA ATATTTGTGGGAGGGCTTGATTCTGATGTCACCGATGAAGAGCTCAGACAGCATTTCGCTCCATTTGGTGACGTTCTCTCTGTTAAAATTCCAGCGGGAAAGGGATGCGGTTTCGTCCAGTTTGCAAACAG AAGCAATGCAGAGGATGCAATTCAGAGATTAAGTGGCACTGTTATTGGAAAGCAGACAGTTCGTCTTTCTTGGGGTCGAAATCTGGGAAACAAGCAG CAGATGAGATCCGACTATAACAACCAGTGGAATAACGGATCATACTATGGAAAACAAGGCTACAACGGATATGGATACTCAGCAAATTCAGGGTACGGGGCATCTTCCAACGGTCATGTGAACCACCAGCAGCCAGTAAGTTAA
- the LOC140813276 gene encoding serine carboxypeptidase 1-like, with amino-acid sequence MKGGFIWFLFVFCYVDSVKCYGGRGYDPLGKFLKTQRLKKSRNHVTNYASSTVYSPVCIASQEGLKEADEISLLPGQPKVNFSQYSGYVTVDPTAGRALFYYFAEAEEPSSKPLVLWLNGGPGCSSIGSGAMTENGPFRVNPDGKTLWYNKYAWNNVANVLYLESPAGVGFSYSNTTSDYVTGDKRTAADSYTFLVNWLDRFPEYKTRDFFITGESYAGHYVPQLADLILENNKITNQTVINLKGIAIGNAYIDYTDRWTGTYDHYWTSALISDETHQGIVSNCNFSSSDYPESDSCWEYENQADTEIGNVYVYDVYAPLCGSPSTAPSISNFDPCSDDYVNTYLNTKEIQAALHVTGIPVSWADCNYAMNGQWQDKPDTVLPVIKKLMASGITVWIYSGDTDNIIPVTTTRYSFPKLGAPVKTPWYPWYYQGEVGGYVVGYQNVTFVTIRGAGHFVPSYQPGRALAFFTSFLKGNLPPGQN; translated from the exons ATGAAAGGTGGTTTCATTTGGTTCTTGTTTGTTTTCTGCTACGTTGATTCTGTCAAGTGTTACGGTGGAAGGGGGTATGATCCTCTTGGAAAGTTTCTGAAGACTCAAAGATTGAAAAAATCGCGCAATCATGTCACTAACTACGCCTCCTCAACTGTGTATTCGCCTGTTTGTATTGCATCTCAGGAGGGACTGAAAGAAGCTGATGAAATCTCACTTTTGCCCGGTCAGCCAAAAGTTAATTTTTCTCAATACTCAGGATATGTCACGGTGGATCCTACCGCGGGTCGAGcacttttttattattttgctgAAGCTGAGGAGCCTTCCAGCAAGCCTCTAGTGTTGTGGCTAAATGGAG GGCCGGGTTGCTCTTCAATAGGGTCTGgtgcaatgaccgaaaatggGCCGTTTCGAGTGAACCCTGATGGGAAAACATTATGGTACAACAAGTATGCTTGGAACAATG TGGCAAATGTGTTGTACTTGGAATCCCCAGCTGGTGTTGGATTTTCTTACTCGAATACAACCTCAGACTATGTTACAGGAGACAAAAGAACCGCTGCAGATTCTTACACCTTTCTGGTTAACTGGTTGGATCGATTTCCAGAGTATAAAACCAGAGATTTCTTCATAACCGGAGAGAGTTATGCTGGTCACTACGTGCCTCAGCTTGCAGATTTGATCCTcgaaaacaacaaaatcacaaaTCAGACCGTCATTAACTTAAAGGGAATAGCA ATTGGAAATGCCTACATAGACTATACGGATAGGTGGACGGGCACATACGATCACTACTGGACCAGTGCCCTCATATCGGATGAAACCCACCAGGGAATCGTCTCGAATTGCAACTTCTCTTCTTCAGATTATCCGGAATCAGATTCCTGTTGGGAGTATGAAAATCAAGCTGATACAGAGATAGGAAACGTCTACGTTTACGATGTGTATGCACCATTATGCGGTTCCCCTTCAACAGCTCCCTCG ATATCTAATTTTGATCCATGCTCCGACGATTATGTAAACACTTATTTGAACACAAAGGAGATTCAAGCGGCTCTCCATGTTACTGGAATTCCTGTATCATGGGCAGATTGCAA CTATGCCATGAATGGCCAGTGGCAGGACAAGCCGGATACCGTGTTACCGGTGATCAAGAAATTGATGGCGAGTGGTATTACTGTTTGGATTTACAG TGGAGATACAGACAATATAATTCCAGTGACAACAACAAGGTACTCATTTCCTAAACTTGGTGCACCGGTGAAAACGCCATGGTACCCTTGGTACTATCAAGGCGAG GTTGGAGGGTATGTGGTCGGTTATCAGAATGTGACATTCGTGACCATAAGAGGAGCTGGACATTTTGTTCCGAGCTACCAGCCTGGACGAGCACTTGCCTTTTTCACATCATTTTTAAAAGGAAATCTGCCTCCCGGTCAGAATTAA